From a single Pseudomonas sp. A34-9 genomic region:
- the argJ gene encoding bifunctional glutamate N-acetyltransferase/amino-acid acetyltransferase ArgJ, with amino-acid sequence MAVGLGPLPTLHPVAGFELGIASAGIKRPGRKDVVVMRCAEGSTVAGVFTLNAFCAAPVILAKKRVQNAVRYLLTNTGNANAGTGEPGLAAAERTTAKLAELTGVDASQILPYSTGVIGEPLPVEKIEGALQAALDDLSENNWEAAATGIMTTDTLPKGASRQFEHDGVTITVTGISKGAGMIRPNMATMLGYIATDAKVSRDVLHNLMLDGANKSFNRITIDGDTSTNDCCMLIATGKAALPEITRAEGELFAKLKQAVFEVCMDVAQAIVRDGEGATKFVTVEVNGGGNHQECLDVGYTVAHSPLIKTALFASDPNWGRILAAVGRAGVPDLDVSKIDVFLGDVCIASRGARAATYTEAQGSAVMQQEEITIRIELGRGDCSETIWTTDLSHEYVKINAEYRT; translated from the coding sequence ATGGCTGTTGGTCTTGGTCCTTTGCCAACGTTGCACCCGGTTGCCGGTTTTGAACTCGGTATCGCCTCGGCCGGCATCAAGCGCCCCGGGCGCAAAGATGTCGTTGTGATGCGCTGCGCCGAAGGTTCGACCGTGGCGGGCGTGTTCACCTTGAACGCCTTTTGCGCTGCGCCGGTGATTCTGGCCAAGAAGCGTGTACAGAACGCCGTGCGTTATCTGCTGACCAATACCGGCAATGCCAACGCGGGCACTGGCGAGCCGGGCCTGGCCGCTGCCGAACGCACTACCGCCAAACTGGCTGAGCTGACCGGCGTCGATGCCAGTCAGATCCTGCCGTACTCCACCGGTGTGATCGGCGAGCCGCTGCCCGTCGAGAAGATCGAAGGCGCACTGCAAGCGGCGCTGGATGATCTGTCGGAAAACAACTGGGAAGCCGCAGCCACCGGCATCATGACCACCGACACCCTGCCGAAGGGCGCCAGCCGCCAGTTCGAGCATGACGGTGTGACGATCACCGTCACCGGCATCAGCAAAGGCGCGGGCATGATCCGCCCGAACATGGCGACCATGCTCGGCTACATCGCCACTGACGCCAAAGTCTCCCGCGACGTGCTGCACAATTTGATGCTCGACGGCGCCAATAAATCGTTCAACCGCATCACCATCGACGGCGACACCTCGACCAACGACTGCTGCATGTTGATCGCCACGGGCAAGGCTGCACTGCCGGAAATCACCCGCGCTGAAGGCGAGTTGTTCGCCAAACTGAAGCAAGCGGTGTTCGAAGTGTGCATGGACGTGGCCCAGGCCATCGTGCGTGACGGCGAAGGTGCGACCAAGTTCGTCACCGTTGAAGTCAATGGCGGCGGCAATCATCAGGAATGCCTCGACGTCGGCTACACCGTGGCGCACTCGCCGCTGATCAAGACCGCGCTGTTCGCCTCCGATCCGAACTGGGGCCGCATCCTCGCCGCTGTCGGCCGTGCCGGCGTGCCGGATCTGGACGTGAGCAAGATCGACGTGTTCCTTGGCGACGTGTGCATTGCCAGCCGTGGCGCCCGCGCAGCGACCTACACTGAAGCCCAGGGCTCGGCGGTGATGCAGCAGGAAGAGATCACCATCCGT